A DNA window from Hevea brasiliensis isolate MT/VB/25A 57/8 chromosome 2, ASM3005281v1, whole genome shotgun sequence contains the following coding sequences:
- the LOC110639234 gene encoding ATP synthase subunit epsilon, mitochondrial isoform X3 encodes MASNAAVPFWRAAGMTYITYSNICANLVRNCLKEPYKTEALTREKVHFAVSKWVDSKPQKSTIRSDTEEE; translated from the exons ATGGCTTCCAATGCAGCAGTGCCGTTCTGGAGAGCAGCGGGGATGACTTATATAACGTACTCAAACATATGTGCTAATCTGGTGAGGAACTGCCTCAAAGAGCCTTACAAGACCGAAGCTCTCACTCGCGAGAAGGTCCATTTTGCCGTCTCCAAGTGGGTCGATAGCAAGCCCCAGAAATCCA CTATTCGTTCGGATACAGAAGAAGAATGA
- the LOC110639234 gene encoding uncharacterized protein LOC110639234 isoform X1: MASNAAVPFWRAAGMTYITYSNICANLVRNCLKEPYKTEALTREKVHFAVSKWVDSKPQKSTALIPSHLKSVWHLFSSQCYSFGYRRRMNSDVWSSECLNVGWSSATVFSSACLFGRLKFVWYVMPN; encoded by the exons ATGGCTTCCAATGCAGCAGTGCCGTTCTGGAGAGCAGCGGGGATGACTTATATAACGTACTCAAACATATGTGCTAATCTGGTGAGGAACTGCCTCAAAGAGCCTTACAAGACCGAAGCTCTCACTCGCGAGAAGGTCCATTTTGCCGTCTCCAAGTGGGTCGATAGCAAGCCCCAGAAATCCA CAGCCTTGATTCCATCTCATCTTAAGTCAGTGTGGCATCTATTCTCATCTCAGTG CTATTCGTTCGGATACAGAAGAAGAATGAATTCTGATGTTTGGTCTTCTGAATGCCTAAATGTGGGATGGTCTTCTGCAACAGTGTTTTCATCTGCTTGTCTATTTGGCAGATTGAAATTTGTTTGGTATGTAATGCCTAATTAA
- the LOC110639234 gene encoding ATP synthase subunit epsilon, mitochondrial isoform X2: MASNAAVPFWRAAGMTYITYSNICANLVRNCLKEPYKTEALTREKVHFAVSKWVDSKPQKSSMIRIFLDLGFLRCAIRSDTEEE, from the exons ATGGCTTCCAATGCAGCAGTGCCGTTCTGGAGAGCAGCGGGGATGACTTATATAACGTACTCAAACATATGTGCTAATCTGGTGAGGAACTGCCTCAAAGAGCCTTACAAGACCGAAGCTCTCACTCGCGAGAAGGTCCATTTTGCCGTCTCCAAGTGGGTCGATAGCAAGCCCCAGAAATCCAGTATGATTCGAATCTTTCTGGATCTGGGATTTTTGAGATGTG CTATTCGTTCGGATACAGAAGAAGAATGA